In the genome of Massilibacillus massiliensis, one region contains:
- a CDS encoding FAD-dependent oxidoreductase, producing MDKDLEVRKSGISRRGFLKNSALSVAGVVGSSFLLTACGKGRKAGEEKTDEGNKLVAGQEPSFLKTPTPIKDSDIKETVEADVVVVGAGMAGLCAAISAAQEGAKVTLIEKTQSVNFRSYDYGAINAKVQKEAGITINPLDVTREIMKFGSYKPDQKVVQEFVNNSGKVNDWLLDLALKAGCTIKHIHTEEELVAPVSTLPTFPSLTFVLEPPEEAATKIQKGIYGGKATIATAYTLLTTAEKLGVEIRYKTPAEQLIRVENKGRVQGVIGKAEDGKYIKFNAKKGVILCAGDYGHDEEMLKYYVPTSEAIHKISYPGKYNTGDGQKMGIWIGAAIDEGPHCAMYFDKAFVDDPKVNPDSLVRQPWLGVNLKGERYGNEDLPFSYLSNAVRQQPGHSKWNIWDSKWPEEGPKFRQTACKEMLTVEHHNPKVIEEYIQKGLIKKADTIEQLAELTKLPVETLKKTIARYNELAKKGVDEDFGKPNLFMTTIDKPPFYAANIGTSMLVTLGGLQINDKMQVLDKEKDIIQGLYAAGNNSGSFFGADYPNFVPGNSHGRAYTFGYLSGKNVLNLS from the coding sequence ATGGATAAAGATCTTGAAGTACGAAAAAGTGGAATATCTCGCAGAGGGTTTTTGAAAAACAGTGCATTGTCGGTTGCTGGTGTTGTTGGATCAAGCTTTTTATTAACTGCTTGCGGCAAGGGGAGAAAAGCTGGAGAAGAGAAGACGGATGAAGGAAATAAATTGGTTGCAGGTCAAGAACCTAGTTTTTTAAAGACGCCAACACCGATTAAGGACAGTGACATTAAAGAAACAGTTGAAGCTGATGTGGTCGTAGTCGGTGCAGGCATGGCTGGGCTTTGTGCTGCAATTTCAGCAGCGCAGGAAGGCGCAAAAGTTACATTGATAGAAAAAACACAAAGTGTAAATTTCCGTAGTTATGATTATGGTGCGATTAATGCAAAGGTACAGAAAGAAGCCGGGATCACGATCAATCCTTTGGATGTTACACGAGAAATAATGAAATTTGGCAGTTATAAGCCAGATCAAAAAGTAGTGCAAGAATTTGTAAACAATAGCGGTAAAGTAAATGACTGGCTGCTGGATCTTGCACTTAAAGCTGGATGTACGATTAAGCACATTCATACTGAGGAGGAATTGGTTGCTCCAGTATCTACGCTGCCAACATTCCCAAGCTTGACCTTCGTACTTGAACCGCCAGAAGAAGCAGCAACTAAAATACAAAAAGGTATATATGGTGGTAAAGCAACGATAGCAACAGCATATACGTTGCTTACAACTGCTGAGAAATTAGGTGTTGAGATTCGTTATAAAACACCGGCAGAACAGTTAATTAGAGTAGAAAATAAAGGCAGAGTTCAGGGCGTTATCGGAAAAGCAGAAGATGGTAAGTATATTAAATTTAATGCAAAAAAGGGTGTTATCCTTTGTGCCGGTGATTATGGACATGATGAAGAAATGTTAAAGTATTACGTGCCTACTTCGGAGGCAATTCATAAGATTTCTTATCCGGGCAAATACAATACTGGTGATGGTCAAAAAATGGGCATATGGATAGGCGCGGCGATTGATGAAGGTCCACATTGCGCAATGTATTTTGATAAAGCATTTGTTGATGATCCAAAAGTAAATCCAGATTCTTTGGTTCGACAGCCGTGGCTTGGTGTTAATTTAAAAGGTGAACGCTATGGTAATGAAGATCTGCCGTTTAGTTATCTTTCAAATGCGGTTCGTCAGCAGCCGGGTCATAGCAAGTGGAATATCTGGGATTCTAAGTGGCCGGAAGAAGGCCCTAAGTTTAGACAAACTGCTTGTAAAGAAATGTTAACAGTAGAGCATCATAATCCAAAAGTTATTGAAGAATATATTCAAAAAGGGCTGATAAAAAAAGCGGATACGATCGAGCAGTTGGCAGAATTAACAAAACTTCCTGTAGAAACTTTGAAGAAAACAATAGCCCGGTATAATGAGTTAGCGAAAAAAGGCGTTGATGAAGATTTTGGAAAACCAAATCTTTTCATGACAACAATAGATAAGCCTCCTTTCTATGCCGCTAATATCGGAACATCAATGCTTGTTACGCTCGGCGGGTTACAAATTAATGACAAAATGCAAGTTTTGGATAAAGAGAAAGACATTATTCAAGGACTTTATGCAGCCGGGAATAACTCGGGCAGTTTCTTTGGTGCAGATTACCCTAATTTTGTTCCTGGAAATAGCCATGGACGTGCTTATACATTTGGATATTTATCCGGTAAAAATGTACTGAATCTCAGTTAA
- a CDS encoding PucR family transcriptional regulator yields MQNQDDGKKIFMANIGDSESLLKKLVNHGLGAVVSYIAQTTKKTILIVDNYGYMHYPEKSQVIVDEIIELFFDIPDLEENQYYYKKSEATLIYPVGQEELKAVVIIKNVKHENIPSIVLTLNEAKLALKMYINYENKLKTKIQSFQTEILENLFVKNSINIRYIIEKTGIQLNLNQYYAVLLIKIDEDNKQVNYHNLKANIFEYAKQNNLFFIPPIYWRGFFVSILSGVYDDDTLEIKSDWPNAKNSIIWKNAFEEKYNVKAAVSIGGVYKLSELHKSYNEARIAMHFHLLKGEVSFVQRFVDLGVFAELFSQDIDKLKNFCMKTIEKILEYDHDFDGELLVTLRTLLDCNFNWKLASEILFVHVNTLRYRYEKIEQILQIDLSLAQERSNLFIAIRVADILHELGFLQPIFVGNTLDISKVNNIKKQSKALW; encoded by the coding sequence ATGCAGAATCAAGATGATGGGAAGAAAATTTTTATGGCGAATATTGGAGATAGTGAAAGTTTATTAAAAAAATTAGTTAATCATGGATTAGGTGCGGTCGTTTCTTATATTGCCCAGACAACTAAAAAAACTATTTTGATAGTTGATAATTATGGATATATGCATTATCCAGAAAAATCCCAAGTTATAGTAGATGAAATCATAGAATTATTTTTTGATATACCCGATTTAGAAGAGAATCAGTACTATTATAAGAAATCAGAAGCGACTTTGATTTACCCGGTAGGGCAAGAGGAGCTTAAAGCAGTTGTTATTATTAAAAATGTAAAGCATGAAAACATTCCTTCTATCGTACTAACTTTGAATGAAGCTAAATTAGCCTTGAAGATGTATATCAATTATGAAAATAAGCTCAAAACCAAAATACAATCATTTCAAACAGAAATTTTAGAGAATCTTTTCGTTAAGAATAGTATTAATATTCGGTATATTATAGAAAAAACGGGTATTCAGTTAAATTTAAATCAATATTATGCAGTTCTTCTTATAAAGATCGATGAAGATAATAAACAGGTTAATTATCATAATCTGAAGGCAAATATTTTCGAATATGCGAAGCAAAATAATCTTTTCTTCATACCCCCTATTTATTGGCGCGGGTTTTTTGTTTCAATTTTATCGGGCGTGTATGATGACGATACGTTAGAAATAAAATCTGATTGGCCTAATGCAAAAAACTCAATCATCTGGAAAAATGCTTTTGAAGAAAAATATAATGTAAAAGCTGCAGTAAGTATTGGCGGAGTATATAAATTAAGTGAATTACATAAAAGTTATAATGAAGCAAGAATTGCAATGCATTTTCATCTGTTAAAAGGTGAAGTTAGCTTTGTGCAGCGATTTGTTGATTTAGGTGTATTTGCTGAATTGTTTTCACAAGATATTGATAAATTAAAGAATTTTTGCATGAAAACGATAGAGAAAATTTTGGAATATGATCATGATTTTGATGGAGAATTGCTCGTAACGCTCAGAACACTATTGGACTGTAACTTTAACTGGAAATTGGCGTCTGAGATATTATTTGTTCACGTAAATACACTGCGTTATCGTTATGAGAAAATTGAGCAAATTTTACAGATTGATTTGTCCTTAGCGCAAGAAAGAAGTAATTTATTTATCGCAATCCGTGTAGCGGATATTCTTCATGAACTTGGTTTCTTGCAGCCAATCTTTGTTGGTAATACATTAGATATTTCCAAGGTGAATAATATAAAAAAACAAAGTAAAGCCTTATGGTGA
- a CDS encoding S-layer homology domain-containing protein, which yields MKKMLMTMVTAALMTGACAVTFAAANPFTDVSRDHWSFDAVAKLAHEGVIEGYGDATFRGDAKITRYEMAQMVAKAMAKEHVSTVDQTVINKLSAEYATELNNLGVRVSSLENKVDNVKFSGFYRIRAENFEKANDIDNTVKGYIELYTDAQVNQEWKVRSKTKITSDLKAEADTTNETTNMYAEGNLFGAKAKLGKFDTVDGYAYIHEDPMSGAQFSFGNRLKTVLSVGKIENPNNNFKADYAAGEFSYKLNKSTNLTGGYHSFHSVEAGGKYGKLINSENYGLGVVGFDTLFAKNLRFVGLYAKSDVGTTVGNEGYFTELDYKRMDINHPGSFMFMLRNFKVTDATAISSRYEAYTHGNVKGTEVGAIYAPAKNVEAGLKYFWGEDVTTKKDKNFFRGEVKFFF from the coding sequence ATGAAGAAAATGCTTATGACAATGGTTACGGCAGCTTTAATGACTGGAGCTTGTGCAGTTACATTTGCTGCAGCAAACCCTTTTACGGATGTTTCAAGAGATCACTGGTCTTTTGATGCCGTTGCAAAATTGGCGCATGAGGGCGTAATCGAAGGTTATGGCGATGCTACTTTCCGTGGCGATGCAAAAATTACGCGTTATGAAATGGCACAAATGGTTGCGAAAGCAATGGCAAAAGAGCATGTAAGCACGGTTGATCAAACTGTTATTAATAAATTGTCTGCAGAATATGCGACTGAATTAAATAATTTGGGTGTACGTGTATCTTCACTTGAAAATAAAGTGGATAATGTAAAATTCAGTGGATTTTATCGTATTCGTGCGGAAAATTTTGAAAAGGCAAATGACATTGATAATACAGTAAAAGGCTATATTGAATTATATACGGATGCACAGGTTAATCAGGAATGGAAAGTTAGAAGCAAAACGAAGATTACGTCGGACTTAAAAGCAGAAGCCGATACCACCAATGAAACAACCAATATGTATGCTGAGGGTAATTTGTTTGGTGCAAAAGCGAAATTAGGTAAGTTTGATACTGTGGATGGCTATGCTTATATTCATGAAGATCCAATGTCCGGTGCACAGTTCAGTTTTGGCAATCGATTAAAAACCGTTCTTTCGGTCGGTAAAATTGAAAATCCAAATAATAATTTTAAAGCGGATTATGCGGCAGGGGAATTTAGCTACAAGCTGAATAAGTCCACCAATTTGACTGGTGGTTACCATTCTTTTCACAGTGTAGAAGCTGGCGGAAAATACGGAAAATTGATTAATTCAGAAAATTATGGTCTGGGTGTAGTCGGCTTTGATACGCTTTTTGCTAAAAATTTACGGTTTGTAGGCTTGTATGCAAAGAGTGATGTAGGAACGACGGTTGGGAATGAGGGCTATTTTACGGAGCTTGATTATAAACGGATGGATATCAATCATCCAGGTTCATTTATGTTTATGCTGAGAAACTTCAAGGTAACCGATGCTACGGCGATTTCTTCACGTTACGAAGCGTACACGCATGGAAATGTAAAAGGTACAGAAGTTGGCGCTATCTATGCGCCGGCTAAAAATGTTGAAGCCGGATTAAAATATTTTTGGGGTGAAGATGTAACGACGAAGAAAGATAAAAATTTCTTCCGTGGTGAAGTTAAGTTCTTCTTCTAA